One genomic window of Augochlora pura isolate Apur16 chromosome 5, APUR_v2.2.1, whole genome shotgun sequence includes the following:
- the LOC144469687 gene encoding ubiquitin-conjugating enzyme E2 J1 codes for MSFEGKYNAKSPAVKRLMREAQELHEATEEYCASPLEDNLFEWHFTVQGPPSTDFEGGVYHGRILLPPEYPMKPPNIILLTPNGRFEINKKICLSISGHHPETWQPSWSIRTALLALIAFMPTPGNGTIGSLDYSNEERQKLAKKSLNWQCETCGKVVNLLSKTKAKTPITEEERTMLDTIALKADDSPSSDASFMTNAESTPENELRQRNVESSSTENQDRQQSDVIVNQQVETMSSSNDLFWSILIASLVSAIILLVLRRLFLV; via the exons ATGTCATTTGAAGGGAAATACAACGCCAAAAGTCCCG CCGTGAAGAGACTTATGAGAGAAGCTCAAGAGCTACACGAAGCAACAGAGGAGTACTGTGCTTCACCCTTGGAAGATAATTTGTTCGAATGGCATTTCACAGTACAGGGACCACCGTCAACAGATTTTGAGGGTGGTGTCTACCATGGTAGAATCCTACTGCCACCAGAATACCCCATGAAACCaccgaatattatattattaaca CCTAATGGCCGCTTTGAAATCAACAAAAAGATATGTCTCAGTATCTCCGGGCACCATCCGGAAACGTGGCAGCCCTCTTGGAGCATCAGAACGGCTCTGTTAGCTTTGATTGCTTTTATGCCAACACCAGGAAACGGGACAATCGGTTCTTTAGACTACAGTAACGAGGAGAGACAGAAACTCGCGAAAAA GTCTTTGAATTGGCAATGCGAAACTTGCGGTAAGGTGGTCAACTTGCTGTCCAAAACTAAAGCTAAAACGCCTATTACGGAAGAGGAACGAACAATGTTGGATACAATTGCCTTAAAG GCTGATGATTCGCCCTCATCGGATGCAAGTTTCATGACCAATGCAGAAAGCACTCCGGAAAACGAACTACGACAACGTAACGTCGAATCGTCTTCTACAGAGAATCAGGATCGACAACAATCCGATGTCATAGTAAATCAACAAGTAGAGACAATGTCGTCCTCTAACGATTTGTTTTGGAGCATTCTGATCGCTTCACTAGTGTCCGCGATAATTCTCCTTGTTTTGCGACGACTATttcttgtttaa